In Labrus mixtus chromosome 11, fLabMix1.1, whole genome shotgun sequence, a single window of DNA contains:
- the mtmr11 gene encoding myotubularin-related protein 11 isoform X2, which produces MLSQSGVNARSRDVFGLRCLPGECVLQRAVMVRKKLSAREGRGWVSGTLFCTHFRVAFVPQDSPKPDDNADPVLLGDHDVALASIEKVVVVGPNRTKLVTPNSSLKFTPEELVLYCRDLRVICFLFDRLTPDPQVLEITYTIAKTYQPLKPGSVLSFQNAALGSVEMKQFLSNRPRNARMNWYESVSDWEQELERCGATGWRVSSVNDRFEMSTSLSRFIVVPQKVLDTELKKSFAHFNEGRIPRWCWRHPRGSDLLRMASFQNNIYHEKDDIRNLELILFGCQSSLCVVVELGEELPSPADIQLAHSRLRALCLGDISTSVSVPDDKWLSTLESTHWLDYTRSCLRKASEVACLLRGGHLTVALQEADDRDMSCVISSLVQVMCDPHCRTQHGFQSLVQKEWIMAGHRFNSRINYHRDNDKEEAPVFLLFLDCVWQLLSQYPSRFQLTGDFLLALHDSVHLPLFSSFLANCQRERCKRSQNLGQSYTPVNGWRDVLHPDSSSDPSDPPLPPVWDWALQYSKSRRDRFTQPVPPIPPLQPLLNGNLNTNPDTHRLTDTIPGSVFLLSRGTFSCPANLLPWRSSGSSGVYKKSHRRAASSENVPGLERLLKAWALADIPSGFPSTSRPQGPLDPYEPLLPLLMGPCMGLWRECYLRGALHAQAFSHPISANHLHPVERLAREVQQLKDKLAEVSTCTDSNPTTKMNNPRRTDTNLNQNTNNGTFLFPAPRPQSATMPRSAPPLTSTNHHTSRGAPPSSAPPSSNKHTFLFGHTAVTEARPDQRHYPAPNNAKLPKNNGSSVAS; this is translated from the exons GCGAGTGTGTGCTTCAGAGAGCGGTCATGGTGAGGAAGAAGTTGTCTGCCAGGGAAGGAAGAGGTTGGGTGTCTGGGACCCTCTTCTGTACCCACTTCAGAGTGGCCTTCGTACCCCAGGACAGTCCCAAACCTGAC GACAATGCAGACCCAGTGCTTTTAGGGGATCATGATGTGGCTTTGGCGTCCATAGAGAAGGTTGTGGTTG TGGGCCCGAACAGGACCAAGCTTGTAACACCAAACTCCTCTCTGAAGTTCACTCCGGAGGAGCTGGTGCTTTACTGCAGGGACCTGCGAGtcatctgcttcctgtttgaccGCCTCACTCCTGACCCACAAGTCCTCGAG ATAACCTACACCATCGCCAAGACCTACCAGCCTCTCAAACCAGGGTCAGTGTTATCTTTCCAGAACGCCGCTCTGGGGAGTGTAG AAATGAAGCAGTTTCTAAGCAACCGTCCTCGAAATGCCCGCATGAACTGGTATGAGTCTGTCTCAGACTGGGAGCAAGAGCTGGAGCGGTGCGGGGCCACGGGGTGGAGGGTCAGCTCAGTCAATGACCGCTTTGAGATGTCCACCAG CTTGTCACGGTTCATCGTGGTTCCACAGAAGGTTTTAGACACCGAGCTGAAGAAAAGCTTCGCCCACTTCAACGAAGGACGCATCCCT CGCTGGTGTTGGCGGCACCCTCGAGGCAGCGATCTGCTGCGAATGGCCAGCTTCCAGAACAACATCTACCATGAGAAAGACGAcattag AAACCTGGAGCTGATCCTGTTTGGTTGTcagtcctctctgtgtgtggtgGTGGAGCTTGGCGAGGAGTTGCCCTCACCTGCAGATATCCAGCTGGCACACAGCCGCCTGCGGGCCCTCTGTCTGGGAG ACATCTCCACATCTGTGTCTGTGCCTGATGACAAATGGTTATCTACCCTGGAGAGCACCCACTGGCTGGACTACACCAG GTCCTGTCTGAGGAAAGCTTCAGAGGTAGCTTGCCTGCTACGCGGCGGCCACCTGACTGTTGCTCTGCAAG AGGCAGACGACCGGGACATGAGTTGTGTGATTTCCAGCCTGGTGCAGGTGATGTGTGACCCCCACTGTCGGACCCAGCATGGTTTCCAGAGTCTGGTGCAGAAAGAGTGGATAATGGCCGGCCATCGCTTCAACAGCCGAATAAACTATCACCGGGACAATGAcaaggaggag GCTCCAGTCTTCCTGCTCTTCCTGGACTGTGTTTGGCAGCTGCTGTCCCAGTATCCCTCTCGCTTCCAGCTGACAGGCGACTTCCTGCTGGCCTTGCACGACAGCGTCCACCTGCCACTCTTCTCCAGCTTCCTGGCCAACTGCCAGCGAGAGAGATGCAAACGCTCCCAG AACCTTGGGCAGTCTTACACACCCGTCAATGGCTGGAGAGACGTGCTTCATCCGGATTCTTCCTCAGATCCATCTGACCCCCCTCTCCCCCCGGTCTGGGACTGGGCCCTTCAGTACAGCAAGTCAAGACGAGACCGCTTCACCCAACCCGTCCCCCCGATCCCTCCCCTCCAGCCGCTGCTCAACGGCAACCTCAACACcaacccagacacacacagg CTGACTGACACCATCCCCGGCTcagtcttcctcctctctcgaGGAACCTTCTCCTGCCCCGCTAACCTGCTCCCCTGGCGCAGCAGCGGCAGTTCAGGCGTTTACAAGAAGAGCCACCGGAGGGCGGCGTCCTCTGAGAATGTGCCCGGCCTGGAGAGGCTCCTCAAAGCTTGGGCCCTCGCTGACATTCCTTCAGGTTTTCCCTCCACCTCCAGACCTCAAGGGCCACTCGACCCCTATGAGCCCCTCTTGCCTCTCCTCATGGGGCCCTGCATGGGCCTGTGGAGGGAGTGCTACCTCCGGGGGGCGCTCCATGCACAG GCCTTCTCTCACCCCATCTCTGCAAACCACCTCCACCCTGTGGAGCGGCTGGCCCGGGAGGTGCAGCAGCTCAAGGACAAACTAGCTGAAGTCTCCACCTGCACAGATTCAAACCCAACCACCAAGATGAACAATCCCAGACGGACCGACACCAACCTGAACCAAAACACCAACAACGGCACCTTCCTCTTCCCAGCACCACGGCCTCAGAGCGCCACCATGCCCAGATCGGCGCCCCCTCTTACCTCCACCAACCACCACACCTCCAGGGGCGCGCccccctcctcagctccaccaTCGAGCAACAAGCACACCTTTCTGTTCGGGCACACTGCAGTTACAGAGGCCCGGCCTGACCAGCGTCATTATCCAGCACCCAACAACGCCAAGCTGCCTAAGAACAACGGGTCCTCTGTGGCTTCCTGA
- the mtmr11 gene encoding myotubularin-related protein 11 isoform X1 has protein sequence MLTGSKTTFKVRQMLPDIKERMLSQSGVNARSRDVFGLRCLPGECVLQRAVMVRKKLSAREGRGWVSGTLFCTHFRVAFVPQDSPKPDDNADPVLLGDHDVALASIEKVVVVGPNRTKLVTPNSSLKFTPEELVLYCRDLRVICFLFDRLTPDPQVLEITYTIAKTYQPLKPGSVLSFQNAALGSVEMKQFLSNRPRNARMNWYESVSDWEQELERCGATGWRVSSVNDRFEMSTSLSRFIVVPQKVLDTELKKSFAHFNEGRIPRWCWRHPRGSDLLRMASFQNNIYHEKDDIRNLELILFGCQSSLCVVVELGEELPSPADIQLAHSRLRALCLGDISTSVSVPDDKWLSTLESTHWLDYTRSCLRKASEVACLLRGGHLTVALQEADDRDMSCVISSLVQVMCDPHCRTQHGFQSLVQKEWIMAGHRFNSRINYHRDNDKEEAPVFLLFLDCVWQLLSQYPSRFQLTGDFLLALHDSVHLPLFSSFLANCQRERCKRSQNLGQSYTPVNGWRDVLHPDSSSDPSDPPLPPVWDWALQYSKSRRDRFTQPVPPIPPLQPLLNGNLNTNPDTHRLTDTIPGSVFLLSRGTFSCPANLLPWRSSGSSGVYKKSHRRAASSENVPGLERLLKAWALADIPSGFPSTSRPQGPLDPYEPLLPLLMGPCMGLWRECYLRGALHAQAFSHPISANHLHPVERLAREVQQLKDKLAEVSTCTDSNPTTKMNNPRRTDTNLNQNTNNGTFLFPAPRPQSATMPRSAPPLTSTNHHTSRGAPPSSAPPSSNKHTFLFGHTAVTEARPDQRHYPAPNNAKLPKNNGSSVAS, from the exons GCGAGTGTGTGCTTCAGAGAGCGGTCATGGTGAGGAAGAAGTTGTCTGCCAGGGAAGGAAGAGGTTGGGTGTCTGGGACCCTCTTCTGTACCCACTTCAGAGTGGCCTTCGTACCCCAGGACAGTCCCAAACCTGAC GACAATGCAGACCCAGTGCTTTTAGGGGATCATGATGTGGCTTTGGCGTCCATAGAGAAGGTTGTGGTTG TGGGCCCGAACAGGACCAAGCTTGTAACACCAAACTCCTCTCTGAAGTTCACTCCGGAGGAGCTGGTGCTTTACTGCAGGGACCTGCGAGtcatctgcttcctgtttgaccGCCTCACTCCTGACCCACAAGTCCTCGAG ATAACCTACACCATCGCCAAGACCTACCAGCCTCTCAAACCAGGGTCAGTGTTATCTTTCCAGAACGCCGCTCTGGGGAGTGTAG AAATGAAGCAGTTTCTAAGCAACCGTCCTCGAAATGCCCGCATGAACTGGTATGAGTCTGTCTCAGACTGGGAGCAAGAGCTGGAGCGGTGCGGGGCCACGGGGTGGAGGGTCAGCTCAGTCAATGACCGCTTTGAGATGTCCACCAG CTTGTCACGGTTCATCGTGGTTCCACAGAAGGTTTTAGACACCGAGCTGAAGAAAAGCTTCGCCCACTTCAACGAAGGACGCATCCCT CGCTGGTGTTGGCGGCACCCTCGAGGCAGCGATCTGCTGCGAATGGCCAGCTTCCAGAACAACATCTACCATGAGAAAGACGAcattag AAACCTGGAGCTGATCCTGTTTGGTTGTcagtcctctctgtgtgtggtgGTGGAGCTTGGCGAGGAGTTGCCCTCACCTGCAGATATCCAGCTGGCACACAGCCGCCTGCGGGCCCTCTGTCTGGGAG ACATCTCCACATCTGTGTCTGTGCCTGATGACAAATGGTTATCTACCCTGGAGAGCACCCACTGGCTGGACTACACCAG GTCCTGTCTGAGGAAAGCTTCAGAGGTAGCTTGCCTGCTACGCGGCGGCCACCTGACTGTTGCTCTGCAAG AGGCAGACGACCGGGACATGAGTTGTGTGATTTCCAGCCTGGTGCAGGTGATGTGTGACCCCCACTGTCGGACCCAGCATGGTTTCCAGAGTCTGGTGCAGAAAGAGTGGATAATGGCCGGCCATCGCTTCAACAGCCGAATAAACTATCACCGGGACAATGAcaaggaggag GCTCCAGTCTTCCTGCTCTTCCTGGACTGTGTTTGGCAGCTGCTGTCCCAGTATCCCTCTCGCTTCCAGCTGACAGGCGACTTCCTGCTGGCCTTGCACGACAGCGTCCACCTGCCACTCTTCTCCAGCTTCCTGGCCAACTGCCAGCGAGAGAGATGCAAACGCTCCCAG AACCTTGGGCAGTCTTACACACCCGTCAATGGCTGGAGAGACGTGCTTCATCCGGATTCTTCCTCAGATCCATCTGACCCCCCTCTCCCCCCGGTCTGGGACTGGGCCCTTCAGTACAGCAAGTCAAGACGAGACCGCTTCACCCAACCCGTCCCCCCGATCCCTCCCCTCCAGCCGCTGCTCAACGGCAACCTCAACACcaacccagacacacacagg CTGACTGACACCATCCCCGGCTcagtcttcctcctctctcgaGGAACCTTCTCCTGCCCCGCTAACCTGCTCCCCTGGCGCAGCAGCGGCAGTTCAGGCGTTTACAAGAAGAGCCACCGGAGGGCGGCGTCCTCTGAGAATGTGCCCGGCCTGGAGAGGCTCCTCAAAGCTTGGGCCCTCGCTGACATTCCTTCAGGTTTTCCCTCCACCTCCAGACCTCAAGGGCCACTCGACCCCTATGAGCCCCTCTTGCCTCTCCTCATGGGGCCCTGCATGGGCCTGTGGAGGGAGTGCTACCTCCGGGGGGCGCTCCATGCACAG GCCTTCTCTCACCCCATCTCTGCAAACCACCTCCACCCTGTGGAGCGGCTGGCCCGGGAGGTGCAGCAGCTCAAGGACAAACTAGCTGAAGTCTCCACCTGCACAGATTCAAACCCAACCACCAAGATGAACAATCCCAGACGGACCGACACCAACCTGAACCAAAACACCAACAACGGCACCTTCCTCTTCCCAGCACCACGGCCTCAGAGCGCCACCATGCCCAGATCGGCGCCCCCTCTTACCTCCACCAACCACCACACCTCCAGGGGCGCGCccccctcctcagctccaccaTCGAGCAACAAGCACACCTTTCTGTTCGGGCACACTGCAGTTACAGAGGCCCGGCCTGACCAGCGTCATTATCCAGCACCCAACAACGCCAAGCTGCCTAAGAACAACGGGTCCTCTGTGGCTTCCTGA